A region of Gemmatimonadota bacterium DNA encodes the following proteins:
- a CDS encoding ABC transporter permease, with product MITPLLLVFVRNLKRHGVYKLLNVVGLATCMAVCLLILLLLQQEFSYDIYHKEANRIYRVLRYRVSSDAGNGYYSRGLEGPAGPAFLSEIPEVEAMTRFITRPMWAGISNRGFKVSGTIADDNFLTFFTFPTIHGRTVSQITPGTVYLTERLAKKLFGSIDVVGRSIRIEFKWLEGDFLIADVLRDPPSETSAELLFDLVVSRHASTSESISFNWENWRHSSQSFFIYTFIRLTSGTTPENLREKLDKLASRHWAKGVSNQERYDLLPLLRTHLYAKHDFKLSRAKFHPPFGDIYHCYALAFAGGFLLLIACINFVNLVTAHAEDRALEVGIHKVLGATRLHLAKQFLFAMFLMSTCSSILAMVLAQAAIPLLNGFFVTNLSLNFWSWIFCLIMAIVTGLCAGVYPALFLSNLHPSQALKKSRTISIGRSYLRQGLVITQFTIAVVLIIVTLIVQAQMYNIRTINLGFKKDGLVVIPLFREDQSLLDKFETIRARFLESPDVVGFTASAYPPGWENTRDVRKVNRPGMVDSITVHRLPVDHDFTNVYDISIREGRAFSPNERDRDKYLLFNQTASQRLGGLGIGDIVQVRNSDYTVIGIFEDFHNNTLYNPIGPLFLEYSVTYNYVTLDIQTENIQRTMDFLEDIWKAYLPNRSFEFQFLDEHLDLFYSKERRIQQVVTILSLLTIFVACFGLLGLIAHTVQVRNKEIAVRKVLGASVPQIVLLLVKDQAILVIIANVIAAPIAYIIAENWLDQFAYRIDLGLGLFLIGGFLSLIIALTTIITQTIRAAQANSVNALRSE from the coding sequence ATGATTACTCCCTTGCTTCTGGTTTTTGTACGAAATTTGAAACGCCACGGTGTCTATAAGCTCTTGAATGTAGTAGGGCTGGCTACTTGCATGGCGGTATGTCTGTTGATTCTTCTTTTGTTACAACAAGAATTCAGCTATGATATCTACCATAAAGAGGCAAACCGCATTTATCGGGTTTTACGTTACCGAGTATCATCTGATGCTGGTAATGGTTACTATTCTCGAGGCTTAGAAGGACCGGCAGGACCAGCGTTCTTATCCGAGATTCCAGAAGTTGAAGCTATGACAAGGTTCATAACACGTCCAATGTGGGCAGGTATTTCAAATCGAGGCTTTAAAGTTTCGGGTACGATAGCTGATGATAATTTTTTGACATTTTTTACGTTTCCTACCATTCATGGCAGGACGGTTTCCCAAATTACGCCAGGAACTGTTTATTTAACAGAACGTTTGGCCAAAAAACTTTTTGGTTCGATTGATGTCGTTGGCCGGTCTATTCGTATTGAGTTTAAGTGGCTCGAAGGCGATTTTCTAATTGCGGACGTTTTGCGCGATCCTCCTTCCGAAACTTCGGCAGAACTCCTGTTTGACCTTGTAGTTAGCCGCCATGCTTCAACAAGTGAGAGCATCTCTTTCAATTGGGAAAATTGGCGACATTCATCACAGAGTTTCTTTATCTATACATTCATTCGCCTAACTTCAGGGACAACGCCAGAAAACCTTCGCGAAAAGCTCGACAAGCTTGCTTCCCGACACTGGGCAAAGGGGGTCTCTAATCAAGAACGATACGACCTTCTACCTCTTCTCAGAACACACCTCTATGCCAAACACGATTTTAAATTGAGTCGTGCGAAATTTCATCCACCTTTTGGTGATATTTATCATTGCTATGCCCTTGCATTTGCCGGTGGTTTCTTGCTTTTAATCGCTTGTATCAATTTTGTGAATCTGGTTACAGCCCATGCTGAAGATCGCGCTCTGGAAGTTGGTATACACAAAGTTTTAGGAGCAACCCGTTTACATCTAGCTAAGCAATTCCTCTTTGCGATGTTTTTAATGTCGACATGCTCGTCTATACTTGCAATGGTCCTTGCTCAAGCAGCTATTCCTTTGTTGAATGGATTTTTTGTAACAAATTTGAGTCTCAATTTTTGGTCTTGGATTTTCTGCTTAATTATGGCTATCGTTACAGGCCTTTGTGCAGGAGTTTATCCCGCATTGTTCTTATCGAACCTTCACCCATCTCAAGCACTCAAGAAATCACGGACTATTTCAATAGGTAGGTCTTATCTCAGACAAGGACTTGTTATTACCCAGTTTACGATTGCAGTCGTGCTGATTATTGTCACATTGATAGTACAAGCGCAAATGTATAATATTCGAACCATCAATCTCGGATTTAAGAAGGATGGTCTAGTGGTCATTCCTCTATTTCGGGAGGATCAATCTTTACTGGACAAATTCGAAACCATCCGTGCACGATTTCTCGAGTCACCAGATGTTGTTGGATTTACTGCATCGGCTTATCCACCAGGGTGGGAGAATACCCGAGATGTTAGGAAGGTTAATCGACCGGGAATGGTTGATTCCATCACTGTACATCGATTACCGGTGGACCATGATTTTACAAATGTGTATGACATTTCGATAAGAGAAGGGCGAGCCTTTAGTCCCAATGAAAGAGATAGAGACAAATACTTGCTGTTCAATCAAACGGCTTCTCAACGGCTGGGTGGGTTAGGAATAGGCGATATCGTTCAGGTTCGGAATTCAGATTACACAGTTATCGGCATTTTTGAGGACTTTCACAACAATACGCTCTACAATCCCATTGGTCCGCTCTTTTTAGAATATTCTGTAACCTATAACTATGTTACTCTAGATATTCAGACAGAGAACATTCAGCGCACTATGGATTTTCTAGAAGATATATGGAAAGCCTACCTACCTAATCGCTCTTTTGAGTTTCAATTCCTCGACGAACATCTGGACCTATTTTATTCAAAAGAACGCCGTATACAACAGGTGGTTACAATATTGTCTTTGTTGACAATTTTCGTGGCCTGCTTTGGATTGCTAGGACTTATTGCCCACACGGTGCAAGTGCGTAATAAAGAAATTGCTGTACGAAAGGTTCTGGGGGCCTCTGTTCCACAAATTGTGCTTCTGTTGGTTAAAGATCAAGCGATACTCGTGATTATAGCCAATGTTATAGCGGCACCTATAGCTTACATTATTGCGGAAAATTGGCTGGATCAGTTTGCTTATCGTATTGACTTGGGGCTTGGTTTATTTCTAATAGGTGGTTTTTTGTCCTTAATAATTGCCCTAACAACGATCATCACTCAGACAATAAGGGCAGCACAAGCAAATTCAGTAAATGCGCTTAGGAGTGAATAA
- a CDS encoding glycosyltransferase: MSKKKILFHSQHLHGVGHHFRTLQIVRELSERHEIYWVEGGRRIPDSDIPEPVKIIQQEPIYFSNWGRLISANRKISLKEALNSRKRVLKEVIETIKPDIFFIEYFPFRWTLANELMQALSIVKTLNSSCKVVCSLRDVPRESPATSHLSNRVPPDPLAKWYKKKFYTKNPLLTPQERERRKARLYYEQVVSTLNSNFECLLVHTDPRVNTLDQYFPWIEKLQIEILYTGYVAQRISEKSIDYTHPFVLVSSGGGADAYKIVKPCIDAWKLLYRHNKINNRQMIIFTGLFIPQSKYKKLQRGCENGPFKIEMFTNDFIHWMKAADFSISRAGYNTCMNILETKTPALVVPSGLTNDQYLRGQTLSNLGLVEMIMAKDLRPHRIAESIERGVLSSHSVHDISMDGAKRTADILSVI, translated from the coding sequence ATGTCAAAAAAAAAGATCCTCTTTCATAGCCAACATCTGCACGGTGTCGGGCATCATTTTCGCACACTTCAAATCGTTCGTGAGCTTAGTGAAAGGCATGAAATTTATTGGGTAGAGGGGGGAAGAAGAATCCCTGATTCAGATATACCTGAACCGGTTAAAATTATACAACAAGAACCCATATATTTTTCTAATTGGGGAAGATTAATTTCTGCAAACCGCAAAATATCATTAAAGGAAGCTTTGAATAGTAGAAAACGGGTTTTAAAAGAGGTAATTGAGACTATAAAACCTGATATTTTTTTTATCGAATATTTCCCCTTTCGGTGGACATTAGCTAATGAATTAATGCAGGCACTAAGCATAGTCAAGACATTGAATAGTTCTTGTAAGGTTGTATGTTCTTTAAGAGATGTTCCTCGCGAAAGCCCAGCGACCTCTCATCTTTCTAATCGGGTCCCACCTGATCCCCTCGCTAAGTGGTATAAAAAGAAATTTTATACTAAGAACCCTCTACTCACACCACAAGAGCGTGAAAGACGCAAGGCAAGATTATACTATGAGCAGGTTGTTTCAACATTGAACTCCAATTTTGAGTGTTTGCTTGTACATACAGATCCTCGAGTTAACACATTAGATCAATACTTTCCTTGGATAGAAAAATTACAAATTGAAATCTTGTATACTGGATATGTTGCCCAAAGGATTAGTGAAAAATCTATTGATTACACTCATCCATTTGTTCTAGTGAGTTCAGGTGGGGGCGCGGATGCATATAAAATCGTAAAACCCTGTATTGATGCTTGGAAACTCCTATATCGGCACAATAAAATTAACAATCGCCAGATGATCATCTTTACTGGACTCTTTATTCCCCAGTCAAAATATAAGAAACTCCAAAGAGGGTGTGAAAATGGTCCTTTTAAGATTGAGATGTTTACTAATGATTTCATTCATTGGATGAAGGCTGCAGATTTTTCTATCAGTCGTGCAGGGTATAATACCTGTATGAATATTTTAGAAACAAAAACACCTGCTTTAGTTGTGCCAAGCGGGTTGACAAATGATCAATACTTGAGAGGGCAGACACTGAGTAATCTAGGCTTAGTTGAGATGATTATGGCAAAAGATCTGAGACCTCATCGGATTGCTGAGAGTATTGAAAGAGGCGTATTGTCTTCACACTCTGTTCATGACATTTCAATGGACGGAGCAAAGCGAACGGCAGATATTCTGTCGGTAATTTAG
- a CDS encoding class I SAM-dependent methyltransferase, translated as MMLARIYDAAQSNFNKAYIGKRDDVLSLLPYTAKRVLDIGCSVGTLGAAIKKTLGAHMTGVELSKKMANVASSKLDRVLCGKIEDIFERNLLEDCSFDVIIFSDVLEHLENPWGILKKSLKYLTSDGTIIASIPNVRHIDTIYNLILKGYWPYRERGIHDHTHLRFFTKRNIFELFDAAGLTITKLEVTYRIFEWTGKYRKLSNLIRYMPCNDFFAFQYLIVANITTKG; from the coding sequence ATGATGTTGGCAAGAATATATGATGCTGCGCAATCAAACTTTAACAAAGCTTATATTGGAAAAAGAGATGATGTGTTGAGTCTATTGCCTTATACCGCTAAACGAGTGCTTGACATTGGTTGTAGTGTTGGCACTTTGGGAGCAGCGATTAAAAAAACTTTAGGGGCTCACATGACTGGGGTAGAATTGTCAAAAAAAATGGCTAATGTTGCTTCTTCGAAACTGGACAGAGTTTTGTGCGGCAAAATTGAGGATATATTTGAGAGAAACCTGCTGGAAGATTGCTCATTTGATGTCATTATTTTTTCGGATGTGCTCGAACATCTTGAAAATCCTTGGGGCATATTAAAGAAAAGCCTGAAATATCTAACGTCTGATGGGACAATAATCGCCTCAATTCCCAATGTTAGACATATAGATACAATCTACAACCTTATATTGAAAGGTTACTGGCCATATAGAGAACGAGGTATTCATGACCACACACATCTTCGATTTTTCACAAAGAGAAACATCTTTGAACTGTTTGATGCTGCTGGACTTACAATTACTAAATTGGAAGTGACTTATAGAATTTTCGAATGGACCGGAAAATACCGAAAATTATCAAACCTAATCCGTTATATGCCATGTAATGATTTTTTTGCATTTCAATACCTGATTGTGGCAAATATAACTACCAAAGGATAA
- a CDS encoding sulfotransferase yields MLPSLIIIGAMKSGTTSLHNFLSRHPEIHMSTPKELYFFDIKNNWTKGVDWYESHFSEDAKINGESSTNYTKFPTIKGVPKRMHSVIPKTKLIYIVRDPIERIISHYIHNFAAGRESLEISEALKNINRNRYIYPSLYHKQIQQYLGFYSRDRIQIIVFEELLYSPQTQLKKILDFLEVDSDLIDTRFFLKSHESSRKIKLNKVGSFFASVPWVPNINLKPFLVPIIGRKIPRPTLDLNFKKKLKEYLQEDIENLRELIQNDLSCWNL; encoded by the coding sequence ATGTTGCCAAGTCTAATCATTATAGGTGCAATGAAAAGTGGAACAACGAGTCTTCACAACTTTCTAAGTCGGCATCCAGAAATCCATATGTCGACACCGAAGGAACTATACTTTTTTGATATAAAAAATAATTGGACAAAAGGAGTTGATTGGTACGAATCCCACTTTTCAGAAGATGCGAAGATCAATGGAGAATCAAGTACTAATTATACTAAATTTCCAACTATTAAAGGTGTACCAAAGCGTATGCATTCTGTAATTCCCAAGACTAAATTGATCTATATTGTAAGAGATCCCATAGAGAGAATCATATCTCACTATATACACAATTTTGCAGCAGGGCGCGAATCTCTAGAAATTTCTGAAGCCCTAAAAAATATAAATCGGAATCGCTATATCTATCCCAGTTTGTATCACAAGCAAATACAACAATACTTAGGATTTTATTCAAGGGATAGAATCCAAATAATCGTATTTGAAGAATTGCTATATTCTCCTCAAACGCAATTAAAAAAAATTTTAGATTTTTTAGAAGTCGATTCTGATCTGATAGATACACGGTTTTTTTTAAAATCTCATGAGTCGTCCAGAAAAATTAAATTAAATAAGGTTGGGTCTTTCTTTGCAAGCGTTCCTTGGGTACCGAACATAAATCTAAAGCCATTTCTTGTGCCAATAATTGGCAGGAAGATTCCACGTCCAACGTTAGATTTAAATTTTAAAAAAAAATTAAAAGAATATTTACAGGAGGACATAGAGAATCTAAGGGAATTGATTCAGAATGACCTATCGTGCTGGAATTTATAG
- a CDS encoding phytanoyl-CoA dioxygenase family protein: MELTESQKHFFYEEGYLKVSGAVPRAMVDAARQAINAEIGKGNTNPFPEINATPVITDLFNETPAFSLLESALGKGNLQRSQTGSIKLNFPRPPGSLPKDTLTEKIGWGRSGGHLDGIKAVGDRLRGLREDGTYNRNFTSFAVVYLDDVPVPNGGNFTVWPKSHHFFENYFKEHGHQILNDHMPHVELPEGPVFVTGEAGDVIFAHHAMVHTGCPNTSPDIRYAVIFRTKHTQINEIGVDAFTDIWREWDGVRGTVGAA; the protein is encoded by the coding sequence ATGGAACTAACCGAAAGCCAAAAGCACTTCTTCTACGAAGAAGGCTATCTTAAAGTCTCCGGCGCTGTGCCCCGCGCCATGGTAGATGCGGCGCGGCAGGCGATTAATGCCGAAATAGGCAAAGGAAATACCAACCCATTTCCCGAAATCAACGCCACACCAGTCATTACGGACCTGTTCAACGAAACACCCGCCTTCTCTCTCCTCGAATCCGCATTGGGAAAAGGCAATTTGCAGCGCAGTCAGACGGGAAGTATCAAACTCAATTTCCCGCGCCCACCGGGCAGTCTTCCAAAAGATACCTTAACGGAAAAAATTGGATGGGGCAGAAGTGGCGGGCACCTGGACGGCATTAAAGCCGTAGGCGACCGGTTGCGCGGATTGCGCGAAGACGGAACTTATAACCGGAATTTTACATCTTTCGCGGTCGTATATCTCGACGATGTCCCCGTTCCCAACGGCGGCAACTTTACCGTATGGCCCAAATCGCATCACTTCTTTGAAAACTACTTCAAAGAACACGGACATCAAATACTAAATGACCACATGCCCCATGTCGAACTACCCGAAGGTCCGGTATTTGTAACTGGCGAAGCAGGCGACGTAATCTTTGCCCATCACGCCATGGTACACACCGGCTGTCCCAACACCTCGCCAGACATTCGATACGCCGTAATCTTCAGGACCAAACACACACAAATCAATGAAATTGGAGTAGATGCATTCACCGATATATGGCGCGAGTGGGATGGCGTTCGCGGGACTGTCGGCGCAGCATAA
- a CDS encoding thiamine pyrophosphate-requiring protein, with protein sequence MNGIEYIARILKQEGVEWISCYPSNPLIEAAAKESIRPIAFRHERGAVMAADGFSRTSNRQRFGVVAIQAQAGAENAMGGIAQAYADNVPILVLPGGVRLSQIAVRPNFSATHTYRGWVKRVEAIYRPEDVGTVMRRAFHALRNGISGPVVVEMTSDVCAEKIPADAQNYHSPKRAQQVPSSGDIKDAVTALLAAKNPVIWAGHGVVFAGATDEIEELADLTATPVFCTMPGKSAFDERHPLALGAGSGATTGPVHHWLKNCDVLLALGSSLTRTPYAQSVPPVKVLIQNTDNPDDINKDEAVDIGLIGDTKLTLQAIIDEVKAQIGEPRNSDRVAAEIAHAKKQWLDTWTPLLTSNEEPLNPYRVINEINTTLDRENSIVTHDAGAPRDSIVPFYTATTPHSYIGWGKTTHLGFGIPLMIGAKLAHPDKFCLNMMGDGAFGMSGLDIETSARAGIPITTVLLNNGGMATYPGGFPVARERYGVSNMQGNYAQIAEGMGAVGITVKKAGEMRPALQEAQRLNADGKTVLIDVHTSMESKQSRF encoded by the coding sequence ATGAACGGCATTGAATACATCGCGCGCATTTTGAAACAAGAAGGCGTCGAATGGATCTCCTGTTATCCCAGCAATCCGCTAATTGAGGCCGCAGCCAAAGAAAGCATCCGCCCAATCGCATTTCGCCACGAACGCGGAGCAGTCATGGCCGCAGACGGCTTTAGCCGCACCAGCAACCGACAGCGATTCGGCGTCGTAGCTATACAGGCACAAGCCGGTGCGGAAAACGCAATGGGTGGCATTGCCCAGGCCTATGCCGACAACGTCCCAATACTGGTCCTCCCCGGCGGCGTAAGACTCAGTCAAATCGCGGTCCGTCCCAATTTTTCCGCAACCCACACGTATCGCGGATGGGTCAAACGCGTCGAGGCAATCTATCGACCAGAAGATGTCGGCACCGTAATGCGCCGCGCATTCCACGCGCTTCGCAATGGTATTTCTGGTCCAGTCGTAGTCGAAATGACCTCCGATGTCTGTGCAGAAAAAATACCCGCCGACGCGCAAAATTATCACTCGCCAAAACGCGCACAACAGGTCCCCTCATCTGGAGACATCAAAGATGCCGTCACAGCACTACTCGCCGCAAAAAACCCCGTAATCTGGGCGGGACACGGGGTCGTATTTGCCGGGGCAACAGATGAAATAGAAGAACTGGCCGATCTCACCGCCACACCCGTATTCTGCACCATGCCCGGCAAATCGGCCTTTGACGAACGCCATCCACTCGCCCTCGGCGCTGGCAGCGGCGCAACCACGGGACCCGTACACCACTGGCTCAAAAATTGCGACGTACTCCTCGCGCTCGGATCCAGTCTAACCCGCACGCCTTATGCCCAATCCGTCCCCCCCGTCAAAGTACTCATCCAAAACACCGATAATCCAGATGACATCAACAAAGACGAAGCCGTAGATATCGGATTAATCGGCGACACTAAACTTACCCTGCAAGCGATCATTGACGAAGTAAAAGCGCAAATTGGCGAACCCAGAAATTCCGACCGCGTCGCCGCTGAGATCGCACATGCCAAAAAACAATGGCTCGACACCTGGACCCCCCTGCTAACCTCAAATGAAGAACCCCTCAACCCCTATCGCGTCATCAACGAAATCAACACCACACTCGACCGCGAAAACAGCATCGTCACACACGACGCCGGCGCGCCCCGCGACTCAATCGTGCCATTTTACACCGCAACCACGCCCCACAGTTACATCGGCTGGGGCAAAACAACCCACCTCGGTTTCGGCATCCCGCTGATGATCGGCGCCAAACTCGCCCACCCCGACAAATTCTGTCTCAACATGATGGGAGATGGCGCCTTCGGCATGTCCGGCCTGGACATTGAAACATCTGCTCGCGCAGGCATTCCCATTACAACCGTACTTTTGAACAACGGTGGCATGGCGACATATCCCGGCGGATTTCCCGTAGCCCGCGAACGCTACGGCGTTTCCAATATGCAGGGCAACTACGCCCAAATAGCCGAAGGCATGGGCGCTGTGGGCATCACCGTCAAAAAAGCGGGCGAAATGCGCCCTGCACTACAAGAAGCACAGCGACTAAACGCCGATGGCAAAACCGTGTTGATCGATGTGCATACCAGCATGGAGAGCAAACAATCGCGGTTTTGA
- a CDS encoding dienelactone hydrolase family protein — protein sequence MKRQRATDFDQELLDLYDEYVHGQTDRRGFLNRAAKFAVGGVTAAALLDSLKPNYALAQQIATDDERITAEYIEYPSPEGHEKTRGYLVAPAQAEDKVPGVVVIHENRGLNPYVEDVARRVATAGFLALAPDALAPLGGYPGTDDEGRLMQREIDRNKMTEDFIASARYLHTHEKCTGKVGVVGFCFGGGMSNTLAVRIPDIISAAVPFYGRQPAVEDVPKIKGALLIHYAELDRRINQGWPAYEAALKEADVTYTAHIYENANHGFHNDTTPRYDEAAAKLAWQRTIDFFNETLKE from the coding sequence ATGAAACGCCAACGAGCAACTGACTTTGACCAGGAACTCCTCGACCTCTACGATGAATATGTCCACGGACAAACAGACCGGCGGGGCTTCTTAAACCGCGCTGCAAAATTCGCGGTCGGCGGCGTAACCGCTGCCGCCCTATTAGACAGTCTGAAGCCCAACTACGCACTTGCACAGCAAATCGCCACAGACGACGAACGCATCACCGCCGAATACATAGAATACCCGTCGCCAGAAGGACATGAAAAAACGCGCGGATACCTCGTCGCCCCTGCACAAGCAGAAGACAAAGTCCCAGGCGTCGTCGTCATCCACGAAAATCGCGGCTTAAATCCCTACGTAGAAGACGTTGCCCGGCGCGTGGCAACGGCAGGCTTTCTGGCTCTTGCCCCCGACGCACTCGCGCCCCTCGGCGGATATCCCGGCACAGATGACGAAGGCCGACTCATGCAGCGCGAGATAGACCGCAATAAAATGACAGAAGACTTTATCGCCTCTGCGCGTTATCTACACACACACGAAAAATGCACCGGCAAAGTCGGCGTCGTAGGCTTCTGCTTTGGCGGGGGCATGTCAAACACCCTTGCCGTCCGCATCCCCGACATCATCTCCGCCGCAGTCCCCTTTTACGGCCGCCAACCCGCTGTCGAAGACGTACCAAAAATAAAAGGCGCATTGCTCATCCACTATGCCGAACTGGACAGACGCATCAATCAGGGCTGGCCCGCTTATGAAGCCGCCCTCAAAGAAGCAGACGTAACTTACACGGCTCATATATACGAAAACGCCAACCACGGCTTTCACAACGACACAACACCGCGCTATGACGAAGCCGCGGCAAAATTGGCATGGCAACGCACAATTGACTTTTTCAATGAAACATTAAAAGAATAG
- a CDS encoding PqqD family protein has product MKNETDNIKKKAENFKNMGYLVTKRFVDNEMLKLFEMYALMYKDRGLYFQYDQSGLGHYADILSECLLLYIQPSIEKYVDLDLIPTYSYLRIYGHGDTLKAHVDRSACEISCSLVIGYKSEKLWPLFVKARGEDIPIELDQGDALIYKGCEIPHWRDQFKGEYWIQVFLHYVNAKGKKTAFRYDKRKKIGVPRIPGISRQMLNAIGVRVWTLIDQPHSVSELCDILTQEFDLEKKQVWFGVTTFLQLMISTNRVKFIKNHGQARKIS; this is encoded by the coding sequence ATGAAGAATGAAACTGATAATATTAAAAAAAAAGCAGAAAATTTCAAAAATATGGGCTACTTAGTCACCAAACGCTTTGTAGATAATGAAATGTTAAAACTCTTTGAAATGTATGCTTTAATGTATAAAGATCGCGGTCTTTATTTTCAATATGATCAGTCCGGTCTTGGGCATTATGCTGATATTTTGAGTGAGTGCTTATTATTATATATACAACCCTCAATAGAAAAATACGTTGATTTAGATTTGATCCCTACATATTCCTACTTAAGAATTTATGGCCATGGAGATACACTGAAAGCACATGTAGATAGATCTGCCTGTGAAATTAGTTGCTCGCTTGTTATTGGTTATAAAAGCGAAAAACTCTGGCCGCTTTTTGTAAAAGCAAGAGGCGAAGATATTCCGATTGAACTCGATCAGGGCGATGCACTCATTTATAAAGGTTGTGAAATTCCTCATTGGAGAGATCAATTTAAAGGAGAATATTGGATTCAAGTTTTCCTTCACTATGTCAATGCTAAAGGAAAAAAGACTGCATTTCGATATGATAAAAGAAAAAAAATAGGAGTCCCTCGAATTCCTGGAATATCACGCCAAATGTTGAATGCCATTGGAGTTCGTGTGTGGACTTTGATTGATCAGCCTCACAGTGTTTCTGAATTATGCGATATTTTGACACAAGAATTTGACTTAGAAAAAAAACAGGTATGGTTTGGAGTAACTACATTTTTACAACTAATGATATCTACCAATAGAGTTAAATTTATTAAAAATCATGGTCAAGCTCGAAAAATTTCGTAA
- a CDS encoding redoxin domain-containing protein, whose protein sequence is MRLFKFLLKRPPATGCAFGILCVILVLSIDKPQSALIQWTSSDSLPWRSEAPDFSFKSETGDLIDLSAFRGTNVGIVFVSSRCAFSQNLKQQLIDQHSSSAERLVFINDFDEREVPEETQKLDDTFRARFTVVKDTTGETFQAYRVRGVPHIYWIDELGKIKDSAGGLSTTLKLIRCFADMP, encoded by the coding sequence ATGAGATTGTTTAAATTCTTATTGAAGAGACCTCCTGCGACAGGATGTGCATTCGGTATTTTATGCGTGATCTTGGTCCTTTCTATTGATAAACCACAGTCTGCACTCATACAGTGGACATCAAGTGATTCATTACCCTGGCGATCTGAGGCACCGGACTTTTCTTTTAAATCTGAAACCGGCGACCTGATTGATCTGAGTGCGTTTCGAGGGACAAACGTAGGGATTGTTTTTGTGTCATCTCGTTGTGCGTTCTCCCAGAATTTGAAGCAACAACTCATTGATCAGCATAGTAGTTCGGCTGAACGCCTTGTATTCATCAACGACTTCGACGAGCGCGAGGTTCCCGAAGAGACACAAAAGCTGGATGATACATTTCGAGCACGGTTTACGGTGGTAAAGGATACCACAGGAGAGACATTCCAAGCCTATAGGGTTCGGGGTGTGCCCCATATCTATTGGATAGATGAATTGGGAAAAATTAAAGATTCTGCTGGTGGTTTGTCCACCACGCTCAAGCTTATCCGTTGCTTTGCCGATATGCCATAA